From Acidobacteriota bacterium, a single genomic window includes:
- a CDS encoding VWA domain-containing protein, whose product MPLDPVAVRIGAVAIMSSVALLVGNAQQPPPKFKSSVEAVVLDVSVLDKDRRPVRGLTASDFTVLEDGKPQEIGTFTAIDLEDVIDVKAAPWTRQVAPDIRRNDDFRERRVVVIVMDSSTPMPAPEVPQAKRLGRSVVEGLAPDDLAAVVHTFGKGGGQTFTHDRAKLLAAVDRFNGTPDGGWTMAFPKPSSPGAPADAILAAVTPQPFTQFDRSGSLLNFYFSTISTLRDIAEDLAGLPDRRKALFFVSVGIPLDVTSATEPNSLGMAGPSDVAQILFAELRKVYDAARRSNVNIYSVDPGGLRIDAAPFNQDFLRGVSAATGGFAITDTNDPAPGIQQIYRENGSYYLLGYQPSSSRTNGRFRKVEVKVNRPSVTVRSRSGYFEPTEAAAATKTAPAKAKPEEVSALEGLLPKSDIALRVHAVPFAKDGGTESEVAIILQGHEPIPAGSTATAEDLTVLFHAYSMQAELKASDRLTAHLRIRAGAVNDLRYGLLSRLTLKPGRYQLRLSAKSSMSGKSGSVYIEVDVPDYSKAALSLSDVMFEATPSPVASPRGKLASLIPIVPTAERDFLPGDTVTAFARVYQGGRNALQAVAVTTRIVDRAGAEVFSKVESLAPDRFATARSANLLVSIPIGTLAPGPHLLSISTTRGNESAHHEVRFTVHAGSGGWPPSVRPSRLHPARSTQSPWHLHRRREARPSIGSPTLDWWRLTLHEVPHAQGGAIPPAARSQSTRQPDTVPFLTAAVTG is encoded by the coding sequence ATGCCGCTGGATCCTGTCGCTGTTCGTATTGGTGCGGTTGCGATCATGTCGAGTGTCGCGCTTCTCGTCGGGAACGCCCAGCAACCCCCGCCCAAGTTCAAGTCGAGCGTCGAAGCGGTGGTGCTCGATGTGTCCGTGCTGGACAAGGACCGCCGGCCGGTGCGGGGCCTGACCGCTTCAGACTTCACGGTTCTCGAGGACGGCAAGCCTCAGGAGATCGGCACCTTCACGGCCATCGATCTTGAAGACGTGATCGACGTGAAAGCCGCGCCATGGACACGCCAGGTAGCACCAGACATCCGGAGGAACGACGACTTCAGGGAACGGCGCGTTGTGGTGATCGTGATGGACAGCTCGACACCGATGCCCGCGCCTGAGGTGCCGCAGGCGAAGCGGCTCGGTCGAAGCGTGGTCGAGGGACTGGCGCCAGACGACCTGGCTGCCGTCGTGCACACCTTTGGCAAAGGCGGCGGCCAGACCTTCACCCACGACCGGGCCAAGTTGCTAGCCGCCGTTGATCGTTTCAACGGGACGCCAGACGGGGGGTGGACGATGGCCTTCCCCAAACCCTCGTCCCCCGGGGCGCCGGCCGACGCCATTCTCGCCGCAGTGACCCCGCAGCCCTTTACCCAGTTCGATAGAAGCGGATCGCTCCTGAACTTCTACTTCTCGACGATCAGCACCCTGCGAGATATTGCCGAAGACCTCGCTGGTTTACCCGACAGGCGCAAGGCACTGTTCTTCGTGAGCGTCGGCATTCCGCTCGACGTGACGTCGGCGACGGAACCCAACTCCTTGGGGATGGCCGGCCCCAGCGACGTAGCTCAGATCCTATTCGCTGAGCTCAGGAAGGTGTACGACGCTGCCCGGCGTTCCAACGTGAACATTTACAGCGTCGACCCGGGCGGTTTGCGGATTGACGCAGCCCCTTTCAACCAGGACTTCCTGAGGGGTGTATCAGCGGCGACTGGCGGGTTCGCCATCACGGACACCAACGACCCGGCTCCCGGCATCCAGCAGATCTACCGCGAGAACGGTTCGTACTACCTTCTCGGGTATCAACCGTCGAGCAGCAGAACGAACGGCCGGTTCAGGAAGGTAGAGGTCAAGGTGAACCGTCCAAGTGTGACGGTTCGATCTCGCAGCGGCTACTTCGAGCCGACGGAGGCCGCCGCCGCGACGAAGACGGCTCCAGCGAAGGCCAAGCCTGAGGAAGTATCCGCCCTTGAGGGTCTCCTGCCCAAGAGCGACATCGCACTGCGAGTCCACGCGGTCCCGTTCGCGAAAGACGGTGGGACCGAATCCGAAGTGGCCATCATCCTGCAGGGGCATGAGCCGATTCCTGCCGGGTCGACGGCCACCGCTGAAGATCTGACGGTGCTGTTTCACGCCTATAGCATGCAGGCCGAATTGAAGGCCTCCGACCGTCTGACCGCGCACCTCCGCATTCGGGCGGGTGCGGTGAACGACTTGCGCTACGGGTTGCTGTCGCGCCTCACGCTGAAGCCGGGGCGCTACCAACTGCGGCTGTCCGCCAAGAGTTCCATGTCGGGCAAAAGCGGTAGCGTCTACATCGAAGTGGACGTGCCTGATTACTCCAAGGCTGCGCTGTCGCTCTCAGACGTGATGTTCGAAGCGACCCCGTCGCCTGTCGCCTCACCGAGGGGCAAGCTGGCCTCGCTTATTCCCATCGTGCCGACGGCGGAGCGCGACTTCCTGCCCGGAGACACCGTGACGGCGTTCGCCCGGGTGTACCAGGGCGGCAGAAACGCCCTGCAAGCGGTGGCAGTGACTACGAGAATCGTGGACCGCGCGGGCGCCGAGGTGTTCAGCAAGGTCGAATCCTTGGCGCCGGATCGCTTTGCAACGGCACGGTCTGCGAACTTGCTGGTTTCGATCCCGATCGGGACGCTAGCACCCGGCCCCCACCTGCTTAGCATCTCGACGACGCGGGGCAATGAGAGTGCACACCACGAGGTACGGTTCACGGTGCACGCAGGCAGCGGCGGTTGGCCGCCATCGGTTCGTCCCAGCCGACTGCACCCTGCCAGATCTACTCAGTCACCGTGGCACCTACATCGCCGCAGGGAAGCAAGGCCGAGCATCGGATCACCAACCTTGGACTGGTGGCGCCTCACTTTACACGAGGTGCCTCATGCGCAAGGCGGCGCAATTCCGCCAGCAGCGCGTTCACAGTCAACCAGACAGCCTGACACGGTACCGTTTCTGACAGCGGCGGTGACGGGATAG
- a CDS encoding alpha/beta fold hydrolase, giving the protein MLALFYGAVGYWGSGVMIGEQPRWRGMTRGPQDFGLQAEVVSFRSLDGIPLKAWWLPAQATPRATVVIAHGIDHTRQVMLPRAAFLVRGGYNVLAVDLRGHGESGGQFVSPGLVERRDLLGAVEYVRSRGGRGSIALLGVSYGAVACLLAAAESPEIRAVVSDGAFPTGADVFGNVSRHYLHATGTSLLLRGLFAAALLPGTARAIVLAYYLRTGVYLGSDFVSVLSTASQIACPVLLISGERDWIVPTENARRILAALSGNRSRLVTIPNASHDTTYSTAPVLYQETVLNFLDRSLTK; this is encoded by the coding sequence TTGCTGGCGCTGTTCTACGGAGCCGTCGGGTATTGGGGCAGCGGCGTGATGATCGGCGAACAGCCTCGCTGGCGCGGAATGACCCGCGGCCCTCAGGACTTCGGCCTGCAAGCAGAGGTTGTCTCGTTCCGATCGCTGGATGGGATTCCCCTGAAGGCTTGGTGGCTGCCCGCGCAAGCCACGCCGCGGGCTACAGTCGTCATCGCCCATGGCATCGATCATACGCGCCAGGTCATGCTGCCGCGCGCCGCCTTTCTCGTTCGCGGCGGGTACAACGTTCTCGCCGTCGACCTCCGCGGACACGGCGAGAGCGGCGGACAATTCGTTTCGCCCGGACTGGTGGAAAGACGCGATCTCCTCGGCGCGGTCGAGTACGTCCGCTCTCGTGGAGGGCGCGGCTCAATTGCTCTGTTGGGGGTCTCCTACGGCGCGGTCGCATGCCTGCTCGCCGCTGCTGAGTCTCCGGAGATTCGAGCCGTCGTCAGTGACGGCGCTTTCCCTACTGGCGCGGACGTGTTCGGCAACGTCAGCCGCCACTATCTGCATGCCACTGGCACGAGTCTGTTGTTGCGAGGCTTGTTTGCCGCCGCGCTTCTTCCCGGAACGGCGCGTGCGATCGTGCTCGCCTACTACCTGCGAACCGGTGTGTACCTTGGATCAGACTTTGTGTCCGTTCTCTCGACCGCATCGCAGATCGCGTGCCCGGTACTGCTCATCTCGGGCGAGCGGGATTGGATCGTCCCAACGGAAAACGCCCGCAGAATCCTCGCTGCCCTGTCGGGCAATCGAAGCCGTCTCGTCACCATCCCCAACGCTTCCCACGACACCACCTACAGCACTGCGCCAGTGCTGTACCAAGAAACCGTCCTGAACTTTCTCGATCGCAGCTTGACCAAGTGA
- a CDS encoding lactonase family protein: protein MTTPSSDRAVATTTRRELLGLSAAWIATAALRPSGRAGARPASAPATRTADVETLPRFAYVGSFATSTRGAHGEGLSVYAIDAATGRWSRVQLLSSVINPGYLGLDPRRPVLYAVQPVANEVSAFAIDNRSGELTLINRQPSGGDDPSHLAIDPTGRFLVAANYVAGTVEVLPVNADGSLGAPTDVVATKGELGPHRTEQPGPHPHQCPFDPSGRFVVVPDKGLDRLFIFTIDSAKGTLVPADRPFTRTRSGAGPRHIAFLSRLPYAWVINELDSTVTAYRFGHTGALEAIQIVPSLPSTFTGDNTGAAIVVSPSDRFVYVSNRGHDSVAIFRVDESNGMLSPVGWESTKGSTPRFIGLTPAGTRLFAANQRSDSIVEFRVDQATGTLSATGQVVKVNTPVCIVFR from the coding sequence ATGACGACGCCGAGTTCGGATCGTGCCGTAGCAACGACGACCCGCCGGGAACTCCTGGGGCTCTCCGCCGCCTGGATTGCGACGGCTGCGCTCCGGCCGTCTGGCCGTGCGGGCGCTCGACCGGCGAGCGCGCCGGCGACGCGAACTGCGGACGTGGAGACCTTGCCTCGCTTCGCCTACGTGGGCTCGTTCGCGACGAGTACGCGAGGCGCGCACGGTGAGGGTCTCTCGGTGTACGCCATCGACGCCGCCACGGGCCGCTGGTCGCGCGTTCAGCTCCTCTCGAGCGTCATCAACCCCGGATACCTGGGCCTCGACCCGCGTCGCCCCGTCCTCTACGCCGTCCAACCAGTGGCCAACGAGGTATCGGCCTTCGCCATCGACAATCGCAGCGGCGAGCTGACACTCATCAACCGTCAGCCCTCGGGCGGCGACGACCCGAGCCATCTCGCCATCGACCCGACCGGAAGATTCCTCGTCGCGGCCAACTACGTGGCGGGCACCGTTGAGGTCCTGCCCGTCAACGCTGACGGCTCGCTCGGCGCGCCCACAGACGTCGTGGCCACGAAGGGGGAGCTGGGCCCGCACCGCACGGAGCAGCCTGGCCCGCATCCGCACCAGTGCCCGTTCGATCCGAGCGGCCGGTTTGTCGTGGTTCCTGATAAGGGGCTCGATCGGCTCTTCATCTTCACGATCGACAGCGCAAAGGGCACGCTCGTGCCGGCGGATCGGCCCTTTACGAGGACCAGATCCGGGGCCGGCCCGCGTCACATCGCCTTCCTTTCCCGACTGCCGTACGCGTGGGTCATCAACGAACTGGACTCGACTGTGACCGCTTACCGGTTCGGTCACACCGGGGCGCTCGAGGCCATTCAGATCGTGCCGTCGCTGCCCTCGACCTTCACCGGCGACAACACCGGTGCCGCAATTGTCGTGTCGCCCTCGGACCGGTTCGTCTATGTGTCGAACCGGGGACACGACAGCGTCGCCATCTTCCGCGTCGACGAGTCGAATGGCATGCTGTCGCCTGTGGGGTGGGAGTCTACGAAGGGCTCGACGCCCCGCTTCATCGGCCTCACTCCGGCGGGAACGCGTCTGTTCGCCGCCAACCAGCGCAGCGACTCGATTGTGGAATTCCGTGTCGATCAGGCAACAGGAACGCTCAGCGCCACCGGGCAGGTCGTGAAAGTCAACACGCCCGTCTGCATCGTCTTTCGATAG
- a CDS encoding glycoside hydrolase family 43 protein, with amino-acid sequence MKCRVPVAARCLAVAAAAILAVASLASVTAAPNKAGPWVFSYFLDNGQDGLHLAYSRDGLAWTPLHEGQPFLAPAVGGKLMRDPCIMLGPDNVFHAVWTTGWWEQGIGIGHSKDLLTWTGVAFLPVMVHERKAANAWAPEIIFDEHTQQYVIFWATAIPGRFPATDDTADIRSADGSRLNHRIYRTTTKDFKAYSRAELFLDPGFDVIDATIVRDGARYVMFLKDETKFPEPRKEIRVAFADHALGPYVLAPGPVSVENWVEGPTTFRAGADMIVLFDAYTRHRFEGVRSHDLKTWTPLGGELQMPPGARHGTVFAVAEKILQGLLAK; translated from the coding sequence ATGAAATGCCGTGTCCCGGTTGCCGCTCGCTGCCTCGCTGTCGCCGCCGCCGCCATCCTCGCCGTCGCGTCGCTTGCGAGCGTGACAGCGGCCCCCAACAAGGCCGGCCCGTGGGTGTTCAGCTATTTCCTCGACAATGGCCAGGACGGCCTCCACCTCGCCTACAGCCGCGACGGCTTGGCGTGGACGCCCCTGCACGAGGGTCAGCCGTTCCTCGCGCCGGCGGTCGGGGGCAAGCTGATGCGTGACCCCTGCATCATGCTCGGTCCGGACAACGTGTTCCACGCGGTCTGGACGACCGGGTGGTGGGAGCAGGGCATCGGGATCGGCCACTCGAAAGACCTGCTGACGTGGACCGGCGTGGCGTTCCTGCCCGTCATGGTGCACGAGCGCAAGGCGGCGAACGCGTGGGCCCCGGAGATCATCTTCGACGAGCACACGCAGCAGTACGTGATCTTCTGGGCCACGGCGATTCCCGGCCGCTTCCCGGCCACGGACGACACCGCCGACATCCGCTCCGCGGACGGCTCGCGGCTGAACCACCGCATCTACCGCACGACCACCAAGGACTTCAAGGCGTACAGCCGGGCGGAGCTGTTCCTCGATCCGGGCTTCGATGTCATCGACGCGACCATCGTCCGCGACGGGGCGCGGTACGTGATGTTCCTCAAAGACGAGACGAAGTTCCCCGAGCCGCGCAAGGAGATCCGCGTCGCGTTCGCCGACCACGCGCTGGGGCCCTACGTGCTGGCTCCAGGGCCGGTCTCGGTGGAGAACTGGGTGGAAGGCCCCACGACGTTCCGGGCCGGCGCCGACATGATCGTGCTCTTCGACGCCTACACGCGGCACCGCTTCGAGGGCGTGCGATCGCACGACCTGAAGACCTGGACGCCCCTGGGCGGCGAACTGCAGATGCCGCCCGGGGCTAGGCACGGCACGGTCTTCGCCGTGGCGGAGAAGATCCTGCAGGGACTGCTCGCGAAATAG
- a CDS encoding YraN family protein: MTLYGPWFAAAVEVLGSLGTVQLGLLGENLACAALQRRGYAILARRYRTRVGEIDIVAADGDTIVFVEVKARRDTRCGIPAESVTWWKQRRIIAMARFYLATHRCQHRPARFDVVSVLAPKGAAPTVEIIRGAFTADRW, from the coding sequence TTGACACTCTACGGCCCGTGGTTTGCAGCTGCCGTCGAGGTCTTGGGATCACTTGGAACGGTCCAACTCGGGTTATTGGGAGAGAATCTCGCGTGTGCGGCGCTCCAGCGGCGGGGGTACGCGATTCTTGCCAGGCGCTACCGCACCAGAGTTGGCGAAATTGACATTGTCGCTGCCGACGGCGACACGATTGTCTTCGTCGAGGTGAAGGCGCGTCGCGATACCCGCTGCGGCATTCCCGCCGAGTCGGTGACCTGGTGGAAGCAACGGCGCATCATCGCCATGGCGCGGTTCTATCTCGCCACGCACCGGTGCCAGCACCGGCCGGCCCGATTCGACGTCGTCAGCGTTCTCGCGCCCAAGGGCGCCGCACCGACCGTCGAGATCATCCGCGGTGCCTTCACGGCCGACCGATGGTAG
- a CDS encoding saccharopine dehydrogenase NADP-binding domain-containing protein — MKILVFGGSGKMGLAVAFDLLRESDVTAIGLVGRRMDALERGRAWLKDPRIVLHRIDVEQKDQVVALLKQYDVAVNTLPDRHTSYLGVDAAVRAGTHIVDMLEEYHRRPDTYEVEGLVLPAGMSLNEYGDWIHETALKNNVCFMDGIGFAPGLSNITCGEAIRKLDVAESVIARVGGIPRKDVAARNPLRYMITWAFWHVLREYVIKVNVLKNGKLVEVNAATDREKFVFDKFGRNEPLECAITPGMPSFIFTRTQLKEFAEKTVRWPGHWDGVQTLKECGMLDLEPITIGGGKAAPRDFLLARIEPQLRAKPGDTDVCVMYNTVVGTKFGMKTKISYHLWDEADTVSGISSMGRVTGFSAAIAAVMIGRGMIKERGCVPPEDCIYGENYTYFMKELEKRNVNVLETIETIV; from the coding sequence ATGAAGATCCTCGTATTCGGAGGCTCCGGCAAGATGGGCCTCGCAGTCGCCTTCGACCTCCTTCGCGAGTCCGACGTGACGGCCATCGGCCTCGTAGGACGCCGCATGGACGCGCTGGAACGCGGACGCGCCTGGCTCAAGGACCCGCGCATCGTGCTGCACCGGATCGATGTCGAGCAGAAGGACCAGGTCGTTGCGCTGCTGAAGCAATACGACGTCGCCGTCAACACGCTTCCCGATCGGCACACGAGCTACCTCGGCGTGGACGCGGCCGTCCGCGCGGGTACGCATATCGTGGACATGCTGGAGGAGTACCACCGCCGACCCGACACATACGAGGTCGAGGGCCTCGTTCTGCCCGCCGGCATGTCGCTGAACGAGTACGGCGACTGGATCCACGAAACCGCGCTGAAAAACAACGTGTGCTTCATGGACGGCATCGGGTTCGCGCCGGGCCTGAGCAATATCACGTGCGGCGAGGCAATCCGGAAGCTGGACGTCGCCGAGTCGGTCATCGCCCGCGTCGGGGGCATCCCGCGCAAGGATGTGGCCGCCCGCAACCCGCTCCGCTACATGATCACGTGGGCGTTCTGGCACGTCCTGCGCGAGTACGTGATTAAGGTCAACGTGCTCAAGAACGGCAAGCTGGTCGAAGTGAACGCGGCGACGGATCGCGAGAAGTTCGTGTTCGACAAGTTCGGCAGGAACGAGCCGCTCGAGTGCGCGATCACCCCGGGGATGCCGAGTTTCATCTTCACGCGGACGCAGTTGAAGGAGTTCGCCGAGAAGACCGTCCGCTGGCCCGGACACTGGGACGGTGTCCAGACGCTGAAAGAGTGCGGGATGCTCGATCTCGAGCCGATTACGATCGGCGGCGGCAAGGCCGCGCCTCGCGACTTCCTGCTGGCCCGCATCGAGCCCCAGCTGCGCGCGAAGCCCGGCGATACCGACGTGTGCGTGATGTACAACACGGTCGTCGGCACGAAATTCGGGATGAAGACGAAGATCTCCTACCACCTCTGGGACGAGGCTGACACGGTCAGCGGCATCTCTTCGATGGGGCGCGTCACGGGCTTCAGCGCTGCGATCGCCGCGGTGATGATCGGGCGCGGCATGATCAAGGAGCGGGGATGCGTGCCGCCGGAGGATTGCATCTACGGCGAGAACTACACGTACTTCATGAAGGAGCTGGAGAAGCGCAACGTCAACGTGCTCGAGACGATCGAGACCATCGTATAA
- a CDS encoding acetyl ornithine aminotransferase family protein has product MTGPLIKTELPGPKARAIIERDIRHVSPSYTRSYPFVMARGAGAMVEDVDGNRFLDCAAGIAVTSTGHSHPDVVAAITEQASRFLHMSGTDFYYEPQVKLAEELAALSTMKEPVRCFFGNSGAEANEAAIKLARHYTERQYFIAFLGAFHGRTMGAVTLTASRAIQRRGFGPVMPGVYHAPYAYCYRCPVKLRPDTCQAECLEFIENSILVHLVSPEEVAGVIVEPIQGEGGYLVPPQQFHDRLRALTRRHGILLIVDEVQSGMGRTGKMLASEHYGLVPDVMTLAKGIASGLPLGVALAHADVMNWPPGAHASTFGGNPVSCAAALATIKLLKDTLIENARLVGDYLLDLLKALAERHRLVGDVRGKGLMIGVELVRDRETKERATSERDEVVGACFRRGLLVLGAGANALRFAPPLVLSKAQADDAVRILDEALTEVEPMR; this is encoded by the coding sequence ATGACGGGACCACTGATCAAGACAGAGCTTCCGGGCCCGAAGGCCCGGGCCATCATCGAACGCGATATCCGGCACGTTTCCCCTTCCTACACACGGTCGTACCCCTTCGTCATGGCGCGCGGCGCCGGCGCCATGGTGGAGGACGTCGACGGGAACAGGTTCCTCGACTGCGCCGCGGGAATCGCCGTGACGTCGACCGGCCACTCGCACCCCGACGTCGTCGCGGCCATCACGGAACAGGCGTCGCGGTTCCTGCACATGTCAGGCACGGACTTCTACTACGAACCGCAGGTGAAGCTGGCCGAGGAACTTGCCGCGCTTTCGACGATGAAGGAGCCGGTGCGCTGCTTCTTCGGCAACTCGGGGGCCGAGGCCAACGAGGCGGCCATCAAGCTGGCGCGCCACTATACGGAGCGCCAGTACTTCATTGCGTTCCTGGGCGCGTTCCACGGGCGGACGATGGGTGCCGTGACGCTGACCGCCAGCCGCGCGATTCAACGCCGCGGATTCGGCCCGGTGATGCCCGGCGTGTACCACGCGCCGTACGCCTACTGCTACCGGTGCCCCGTGAAGCTCAGGCCGGACACCTGCCAGGCCGAGTGCCTCGAATTCATCGAGAACTCCATCCTCGTGCACCTGGTGTCGCCGGAAGAGGTGGCGGGCGTCATCGTCGAGCCGATCCAGGGGGAGGGCGGGTACCTCGTTCCGCCGCAGCAGTTCCACGACCGCCTGCGCGCGCTGACCAGGCGGCATGGCATCCTGCTCATCGTGGACGAGGTGCAGTCGGGCATGGGCCGGACGGGGAAGATGCTGGCCAGCGAGCACTACGGCCTTGTGCCGGATGTGATGACGCTCGCCAAGGGGATTGCGTCGGGCCTTCCGCTCGGCGTGGCCCTGGCACACGCCGACGTCATGAACTGGCCGCCTGGTGCCCACGCGAGCACCTTCGGGGGCAACCCCGTGTCGTGCGCGGCGGCGCTGGCCACCATCAAGCTGCTGAAGGACACGCTGATCGAGAACGCGCGACTGGTGGGCGACTACTTGCTGGACTTGCTGAAGGCGCTGGCCGAACGCCATCGGCTCGTGGGCGACGTGCGCGGGAAAGGCCTGATGATCGGCGTCGAGCTCGTGCGGGACCGCGAGACGAAGGAGCGGGCGACCAGCGAGCGCGACGAGGTGGTCGGCGCTTGCTTCCGGAGAGGGCTACTGGTGCTCGGAGCCGGGGCGAACGCGTTGCGGTTCGCGCCGCCGCTCGTCCTCTCGAAGGCGCAGGCCGATGACGCGGTGCGGATCCTGGACGAGGCGCTGACCGAGGTGGAACCGATGCGCTGA
- the cysS gene encoding cysteine--tRNA ligase, which yields MLRLYNTLTRSEEAFTPLRDNTVRMYTCGLTVYNRGHIGNFRTFVCLDVLRRVLKYHCGYAMRQVMNFTDVDDRTIAGAQKAGMPLREYTDQYIAAFREDARALGLEQVEENPRATDEANLQAMSDLIGALDRNGHTYRSDGSIYFKISTFPAYGELARLDHSGIQPGARVDSDSYAKEDVRDFVLWKATHPGEPTWDFGQGPGRPGWHLECSAMALRLLDGAPIDLHAGGIDLVFPHHENEIAQSEGATKTPFSRFWVHVEHLLIDEEKMSKSLGNQFNVPDIVSRGFRPSALRYLYISTHYRKQLKFSWVSLQQAEEAVQRLMDFLGRIDHIRGGEAHPKAVARVEQARAQFGEMLDADLNTAGALGIVFDLVRALNSAIDAGEVGEPDLASIRAVFDYIDKVLGFISLRREEDAQAVPAPAEVERLIAERQAARSRRDFAAADGIRKELAARGIVLEDSASGTRWKVGAKPV from the coding sequence ATGCTGCGCCTCTACAACACCCTGACGCGAAGCGAGGAAGCGTTCACGCCTCTTCGCGACAACACGGTCCGTATGTATACGTGTGGCCTGACGGTGTACAACCGCGGGCACATCGGTAACTTCCGCACCTTCGTGTGTCTCGACGTGCTCAGGCGCGTGCTGAAGTATCACTGCGGCTACGCGATGCGCCAAGTGATGAACTTCACCGACGTGGACGACCGCACGATCGCGGGCGCCCAGAAGGCCGGGATGCCGCTGCGCGAGTACACGGATCAGTACATCGCGGCGTTTCGGGAGGATGCGCGGGCGCTCGGCCTCGAGCAAGTCGAGGAGAATCCTCGCGCGACCGACGAGGCCAACCTGCAGGCGATGTCCGACCTGATCGGCGCGCTCGATCGCAACGGGCATACCTATCGGAGCGACGGATCGATCTACTTCAAGATCTCGACGTTCCCCGCTTATGGCGAGTTGGCACGTCTCGACCACAGCGGCATTCAGCCTGGGGCGCGCGTGGATTCGGATTCCTACGCCAAGGAGGACGTCCGGGATTTCGTGCTCTGGAAGGCGACTCATCCGGGCGAGCCGACGTGGGACTTCGGACAGGGCCCCGGCCGACCCGGCTGGCATCTGGAGTGCTCGGCCATGGCCCTGCGGCTGCTGGACGGGGCGCCGATTGACCTGCACGCCGGTGGCATCGATCTCGTGTTTCCGCACCACGAGAATGAGATCGCCCAGAGCGAGGGCGCCACCAAGACGCCGTTTTCCCGGTTCTGGGTCCACGTCGAGCATCTCCTTATCGACGAAGAGAAGATGTCGAAGTCGCTTGGCAACCAGTTCAACGTCCCGGACATCGTCTCGCGGGGCTTCAGGCCGTCGGCGCTGCGGTATCTCTACATCTCGACCCACTACCGCAAGCAGTTGAAGTTCTCGTGGGTGAGCCTCCAGCAGGCCGAAGAGGCCGTGCAGCGGTTGATGGACTTTCTGGGGCGGATCGATCACATCCGTGGCGGTGAGGCGCACCCGAAGGCGGTGGCCAGGGTTGAGCAGGCACGCGCGCAGTTCGGTGAGATGCTCGACGCGGATCTCAACACGGCCGGGGCACTCGGCATCGTGTTCGATCTCGTGCGCGCGCTCAATTCGGCCATCGACGCCGGCGAGGTGGGGGAGCCCGATCTCGCGTCAATCCGCGCCGTGTTCGACTACATCGACAAGGTGCTGGGGTTCATCTCGCTCAGGCGCGAGGAGGATGCGCAGGCGGTTCCGGCGCCGGCCGAGGTCGAACGGCTCATCGCCGAACGCCAGGCGGCCAGGAGCCGCCGTGATTTCGCGGCGGCGGACGGCATCCGCAAGGAACTGGCGGCCCGCGGGATCGTGCTGGAGGACTCGGCCTCCGGGACACGCTGGAAGGTAGGAGCCAAACCTGTATGA
- a CDS encoding bifunctional riboflavin kinase/FAD synthetase yields MEIIRYPDDPRPASWRSPVLALGNFDGLHRGHMTIVNRVVQAAHDRDATPVLLTFDPHPKRITRSAEAPRLLMTTAGKIEALEHSGLTGVAIVRFTYELSQWTPETFVEAVLVGWLGISEVWVGTNFLFGHDRTGDVSTLQALGRQYGFEAGKIDSVLHNGTIVSSGRIRALVAGGQVDEAAELLGHRHYIDGIVVRGAGRGREIGFPTANLDTDNELLPKRGVYATTALVHGRVWPSVTNIGRHPTFGEAEAQLVEVHLLDGGRDLYGEPVRLSFVQRLRDEQAFASTEALQAQISADCERARALVNLISV; encoded by the coding sequence GTGGAGATCATCCGCTATCCAGACGATCCGCGGCCCGCGTCCTGGCGGTCGCCTGTTCTGGCGCTGGGCAATTTCGACGGGCTGCACCGCGGCCACATGACGATCGTGAACCGTGTCGTCCAGGCCGCCCACGATCGCGACGCGACACCGGTGCTCCTGACGTTCGATCCGCACCCCAAGCGGATTACCAGGTCCGCGGAGGCACCGCGCCTGCTGATGACCACGGCAGGAAAGATCGAGGCCCTCGAGCACTCGGGCCTCACAGGCGTGGCCATCGTTCGCTTCACCTACGAACTGTCCCAGTGGACGCCGGAGACCTTTGTCGAAGCCGTGCTGGTCGGCTGGCTTGGCATCTCCGAGGTGTGGGTCGGCACCAACTTCCTGTTTGGACACGACCGGACCGGCGACGTGTCGACGCTGCAGGCCCTCGGCCGTCAATACGGGTTCGAAGCCGGCAAAATTGATTCGGTGCTCCACAACGGCACCATCGTTAGCAGCGGGCGGATCCGGGCCCTGGTTGCCGGGGGCCAGGTTGATGAGGCGGCGGAGTTGCTCGGGCATCGACACTACATTGATGGCATCGTCGTGCGCGGCGCAGGGCGCGGCCGCGAGATCGGGTTTCCGACGGCAAATCTCGACACCGACAACGAACTGCTGCCAAAGCGGGGTGTCTACGCCACGACCGCCCTCGTCCACGGCAGAGTGTGGCCGTCGGTCACCAATATCGGACGACACCCGACGTTCGGCGAAGCCGAGGCGCAGTTGGTCGAGGTCCATTTGCTTGACGGTGGGCGCGACCTGTACGGGGAACCTGTGCGGCTGTCATTCGTCCAACGACTGCGGGACGAACAGGCGTTTGCGTCGACAGAAGCGCTGCAGGCACAGATCTCCGCCGACTGCGAACGTGCCCGGGCGCTCGTCAACCTGATTTCGGTTTAG